Genomic window (Thermococcus sp.):
TTATAAACTTTGGGATACACAGGATACGCCAAAACGGATCCGGCAAAGACAACCCCCGTCCCCCTCGCAATCTTCTGCCGCTCGCTCATGGGCTCCACCTCACCCTCATGGCAAAGGTGGACTATCTTAAACGTTCTACCGCATCCTTCTCCTGAAGGGTGATGCTTTTGGAAAAAATTAGTTAGTGAGGGAGATGAAAAGTGGGAGAATGATAATTGATGCAAATATGTAATGCTAAAAGTGCAGGTAAATATACGCAAAAAGCATAAGAGATAGTGTAAATCCTAGGTTGGGTTGGAGGGTTTATCAATTTCTTACACTTTTACAGTGCATAAATGTCCTGTTTTTGCGGGTTTTTTGTTGTTACTATTTTTTGCATGTTTGTAGTACATAATTATTCAGTTATTGCGGGTTTTTTTGTAAAAGTGGGGGGTGAGGTGGGCTCATATCATTATATGATGTAGCGCACGAGCGCTGTGAGGTTTCTACTGTTTCTACTATTTCTACTTCAAAATTCACTTCTACTATATACATGTGAATAATACACGTGAGTTTCTCACGTGTGATCAGGGTGTAAGAGTGTGGAAAAAGTGTAAGTGTGTAGAAGTGTAAAAGTGAAAAAATGGTATCAGGGTATCAAGGGGGTGGTTGGAGTGGAGTTGGTGGAGAGGGTAAGGGAGGATTACCGGAGGGGCCTCTCGACGAGGGACCTCGCTAAAAAGTACAGGATGAGCCTAAGAGACATTGGAAAGATCCTGAAGGACGAGGGTTGTTGAAAACCAGAGAAAAATCTTTTGTTAAAGAGGTGTATAAGAGTGTAAATTGCCAGCGACTATCAAACCAGAATCTCCCGAATGTTTCACTATCTTCTACCCATGGAGTGTAGATTTTTCTCCCGTTAAAGCAAAGATAACTGTGTAAACCATTCTCCAGACAGAGGCGTTCACATAAAACCAAACGTAGCTAAAGTTAGAGTCATTGTATTCGATTTAAGACTGTCTCATTCCGTGAAAAACCTCACTAAAATTTATTATAAATCTACCTTCTCCGTTGTATATACTGCCCAATAAATTTCTGGTTTGTTAATTCCCATCCCTCTGGCAATCTTCTGCAGTGCCTGGCTTGCCTTGCTCATGGGATTTCACCTTCGACTATGACGGCTTTGTGATGGCTTTGAGGGCTTTAATCCTCACAGCTCAACACTCCCCTTGAGTCCCTCCAGAAATTCCAGAGTATCATCCCAGACCCTCTCAAATTCTGGAAGTGGGTTTATCTGATGTGCCAAGCTCATCTCCCAGGCCCTTTCATAGTGAGCCTCACGTCTTTTAAATTCTTCAATTTCTGGTTGAACATCTTTAACCTTAAACTTCTCAGATATTATGCCATTAATGTCCCTCCACCGGGTAATATCCTTCAAACGCCAGATGTCATATAAATCCCTCGGTCTCGTTCTCTGGAAGAGTGAGCGAACTTTCTCGGCAAAGATCTCCTCAAGGGAATACACTAGGACCCTGGCATTGCATTCATCAGAATAAGAATGAATAACTTTCCTTTTTTCCAGCGGGAGCAGGATTGGTTCGTTCTCCTTTTTGGTCAGATCAATTTTGATTTTTAAGGGTGGTCCCGATGCCCGTATTATTCTAAAATAGACTCCGGCCTCATAGCCGTTTAAAGTCTCCTTGAAAGCAATATTTTCTTCAAAACCGATACCGCTTTCCCTTCTGGCAATCTTAATACCCTTCACCAGTTCTCCCTGTAGCGTTTTTTCATCATATTCCCCCAAGAGTGTAAAATCCAGGTCATCAGAAAACCTGTAATTTCCGATGTATACTTTTCTTATCCCTGTTCCCCCCTTTAACGCCATTTTAAGGGATGTCCTTGAAAGTCCAAACAAAAGCCAGTTCTGGGCGTAATCCCTCTCTACAGTACTCTCAGGAACCCCCTTATTTCTGGCAATTGTCTTAATCTCAAGTATGGGAATCATTCCAAGCCCTCCAGTTCAACGTTGGCTATGATCTTCCATTTGCCCTCAACATTCCCCTCCCTGGGCATTGTTGGGTCAAAGAGGATGTAATTCCTCGTTTTCGGCTTTGGTAAGTCAATATTTACTCCAAAATAATCACAGAGATAGCCGAGTCTTCTTATAACGGCAGAGTTATTCATTCTCAACGCATACTCTCTGAGCTTTTCCCCCTCAAGTTCCTCCCTGAAGGCTTTGGCAACCTCAATTATCCCTCCGCAATATCTCGGCTTGTCCAGGCAGTCGATCACGGTTTTTTCTCTGTCGGTTATGGGAACTTGAAACTCCTCAATCCAGATTTTTTCAACACCAAAGTATTTTTCGGGCTTTATCCTGATAATTTTATACCTAACCCCAAAAATTCTGAGGTCTTGTTTTTTCTTTCTTGCCGTCGTCTGGACGAATACAGTGCTGGGGATCTGCTCGGTAAAACCGTGATAATTGAGGGCTGACCAGTAAGCTATGGCCGAGGGTTTTACAAGAAGTGAACCTATTATGAACTCGTGAAGCGTGTATTCTCCTTTTTCTGCTCCCAACGGGATGATGATGTATTTTCCTTTTTCAATTCTTTCAACCCAGCCCCTTTTCTCAAGTCTGCTGAGGAGAACTTTCAGGGTGTTTCTGTCGAGGCCCGTTATCCTGACCGCCTCCCCTATTGTGAAGACCCTCTTTCTTGCGAGTTTGTTAAGCAGTTTGATTCTCATAATTATCCACCATGGTTAACAGTTTTGATAACTTTGGTGCATGTTTTTGAGATTCCCTTTATTAAATCTTTCGGATTATGATCCTTCCCTAGTATCTCTCTAGTGCTCCATTTCTGCCTGTTTTGCTCATAGGGTTCACCTTTCCAATTCATGATACCTTTATGAGCCCTTTATGATACCTTTGAGCCTTTTAGCACATAGTAAGTACCCCTTCCCGTAACCCCGACTCTTTCTAAAATCCCTTTCCTGACAAGACTGTCCAGTTCCCGGGAGGCCGTCGGTTTTGATACTCCAAACAACCCCTGATACTCCTTATTCCCAATTCTTCCCTTCTCCTTCACGTAGAGCACTGCCTTAATCTGCCTTTCATTTAAACCCAGCTTTCTCAGGTAATCTTCAGTATAAATATCCTTTCTCAAAAGAATGCACGAAAATTATTATAAATCTAACCCCCGGATGGAACTTGGGGCAATACATGCCGGTTGTAATAGCCATTGACGAAAGCAATAACGCCGCGGCAATTGTGGTCGTTAATTACGAAGATCTGCCGAGACTTACAAAAGATTTCAGGAGAATACGGCACTTTAGAGAGGTTAAAAGGAACAGGAATCGGTATTTAAAAGAGGAATTTAAGCCGAAATTGGAAAAGGCCGTGAGAAAGTACTATCTTGAACTCAGGTATCATCCCAAAATCGACCACTATTTCTGGGAGGATGTTGAGCTCAATTTGGACTGGAGATTCTAGCTGATGACAAGCTCTGGAGGGCCGTTGCGGATAAATTTAGGGACATGCAAATTTCAATCGTGAAGGAGGGGGACATCGCTTCCGCCATAGAAGAGCTAAAACAGAGGCTATGGAAAGCACGAAAAGAAAAAGACATCACAAAGCAGGCAGAAGCTGAGAGAGAGTTAGAGTACTATCTTCAGAGGAAGATTCTCATAACGATAGCCGACAATTACGTTAATCTCAGGAGGAGAGGGTTAAAACATTAGAAAGAAGTCGGGACACACCCGTTCATCCGCCCCCTCTTATCATCGGACGGGCTTCACATGGGAGCGGGCGAAAATTTTGATGTTGATCAGTATATACTGCCCAATAAATTTCTGGTTTGTTAATCCCCCGTCCCCCCTGCGATCTTCTGCAGCGCCTGGCTTGCCTCGCTCATAAGGTTCACCCCGTTGTTTTGATCTTAACTAATACAACGGATGACCTTCTCCCCGCCCTGAAGGGCGAGACTTTCGGGAGAAAAAAGTAACCCCCGTTACGGCTACTCCCTCCTCCCAAAAACTTTTAAATTGTCCGACAAATAAGGTTTTGGGTGATACGAATGGCGACAGGAATTAAGATTTCTGCGAGAATCCCCCCAGCCCTCGAAAGGGAAATGAACAGGCTGATTGAAGCTGGAATATACTCTAACAGGAGTGAGATCATCAAAGAAGCTCTTCGAGAGTTCCTGCTGAAGAGAAAGTATTCCAAGACTGGTGAAGACGAATATGCTGAGCTCATGCTTAGGGCCATCGAGCCGATTCTTGCCAAAGACTGGAACAGTGAGGCCGATGCACATTGGAATGACTATGGAGGTATTGAATATGAGCCAAATGAAACTTAAGCCTCACGGAGGCCTCAAACAGTGGGAGATCATTATGGTGGAGTTCCCTTTTGTAGACCTAGTTCGGGGGAAGCTTCGGCCGGCTCTTATAATCTCCAACGATGCTCTCAACAAGATGGGTAATAGTGTGATGGTTGTTCAGATAACGTCAAACCTCTCTAGTGGATTTAGGGAGTATAACATCCCTCTTTCTGACTCGGACGTTATTCGGTATGAGGGAACTCTACCAATGTATCAAAGCATAATAAAGCCTTATATCCTCTTCACCGTTGATAAACGCCTGATCAGGAGAAGAATTGGTCTACTCAAACCTGAGAAAACCGAGGAAGTAAAAGAGAGCATTAAACGAATTTTTTCAATTGACTAAAAATTCAAGCCTCGCCCCTTAAGGGGTGAGGAAAGCCCTACCGGCCAGAGCCGGCTCGGGGTTATCGTTCCAAAGGCCACCACTCAGAGTTTTCACGGCCCCACAAGACGGCGTGGACGCCTTACGACGTTGCCTATCCGAGCGGATAGGCTTTAACGAAAACCCCCTCACGGGGTTGTCTTTTGAGTGGCCTCTCCGAGGCCTTACTACACTCCAAAGTTTAAAATGGTTTTCGGCGGTTTAAGGGTCGTTGGGTGGTTTATTGCATCCCCGCCGTGAACGGCGAGGCTTTCAGAAGAAAGGGTAACATCTGAGATGCTTTGCATCGAAACAACCGTCCCTGCAAAGACAATCCCCGTTCCTCTCGCAATCTTCTGCAGTACCTGGCTTGCTTCGTCCATTCAGGTGGGGGAGGAGGTCAGATAACAACTCCCTCATTCAAAAACTCTGGCCTCAATATCGCCCAGGTCGTAAACCAGGGCGTCCAATTTCTCTTTCCCCTTGATCGACTTCGCCACTAAAACCAGGTGCCTTTTCCTCCCGTCTTCCACTGCGCTTGCTTTTTCATCAAGCTTTTCCAGTTCCTTTCTGGCCTCTCCAAAGCTTAGATCTTCCCACTTAACCTCGAAGAAAGCGATGTCCTCCTTCCCCAAAGCCACAGCGTCGATTTCAAACGAATCTTTTCCTTTTTCTTTCCCTTTAAACTTGCCCCAGAGCTTCCCGGTCTTTATCACATTAAACGGGACAAAGTTTTGAGCGAGGCTTTCGACCAGAACCTCAAATTTTCTGCCAATGTACGAGTTAAACTCGTTCTTATCAAACCTCAGCTCCCCCCTATCAAGCTTGGCGTAGTTCCTCCATATGAAACGGAACCAAAAATCTATCAGGTTTTGGCCGATGTAATACCTGTTCTTTCCCCTATCGAAGACGTCCTTCCTCTTGACCACCAGCTCGTATTCCCTCTCAAGGGCCGAGAGGTATTTGGTGAGGCTGGTGCTTTTTGTTGACAGGTATGAAGAGATTTCACCGAGTGTATTCTTGCCCTCGCTTATTGCCTGAAGAATGCTGAAGTAGGTCTTGTACTCCTTCCCGAGCTCCTCTTTGAGCATCATAATGACCTCGCTGAACATTGGATACGGCTCCTCAAAGAACATGGTCTCTATAAACTCCAGAACCGGAACCCCAAAGCGCTCAAGGGTTTCATAATACTTCGGCAGGCCCCCAAAAACCGACCACAGGGTTATCGCGTCTTCGAAGCTGTATCCCAGGTCCCTCGTTATTTCAGCGGTTGTCCTGAAATCCAGCTCTTTGAGCTTTATAACGTAGTCGAATCTTCCATAGAGGGGGCTTTTATAGTCCTCCACGAGCTTTTTGGACATGCTTATTAACGAGCCCGTAACGATGACTTTTGAATCCCTGTATTTATCCAGGAGCCTCTGGAGATCGTAGATGAAGGATGAATTCACTTTTAGCACATTTTGGAGCTCGTCTATAAAGATAACTTCGTTTTCCCTCATCAGAAACTCCACTATCTCCCTCATCGAGTTCAGTGTTGGGATGTACCTTCTTTCTCTAATCTCCTCCAACCAATCCCTGCATATCAAGGCCTCATTCTTTTCCGCCGGAATAAAAAGGGTTATCGGGTTCAAGGCTTCCTCTACAAGCCTTGTCTTCCCGACCCTCCTTCTGCCAATTATGACGATTCTTCTTCCCTTTTCCAATAGCCAGATTTCCTTTTCTCTGTCATAGAACCTCATAATTATACCCCACAAGTATTATACTCANNNNNNNNNNNNNNNNNNNNNNNNNNNNNNNNNNNNNNNNNNNNNNNNNNNNNNNNNNNNNNNNNNNNNNNNNNNNNNNNNNNNNNNNNNNNNNNNNNNNCTACAAGCCTTGTCTTCCCGACCCTCCTTCTGCCAATTATGACGATTCTTCTTCCCTTTTCCAATAGCCAGATTTCCTTTTCTCTGTCATAGAACCTCATAATTATACCCCACAAGTATTATACTCAACAAGTATAAAAAGATTTCGATAAATTCACACAGCATGTATGTGCTGAGCTGACCTCCTCTCCGCCGTGAACGGCGAGGCTTTCGGAAGAAAGGGTAATACAGCTTAAATCTTCCCTTGGGCGCTTGCTGGATCACGCCTCTGAGTCTCTGAGGGTTATAAAGCAGCTCTTCCACCAAATCTTTGGTATTCCCCTTATCTGGAGGCGATGTTCACAGTGGGAGGTGACTGTAACATCTGAGATGCTTTGCATCGAAACAACCGTCCCTGCAAAGACAATCCCCGTTCCCCTCGCAATCTTCTGCAGTGCTTGGTTTGTTTCACTCGTGGTTTCATCTCTTTGCATCCTTTGGATGACATATTCTGTATCTCCAGATCAATGAATGCCATATTTATGGGCTATATTCTGGACTGCCTTTGCAAGAGGATTCTCAGCAATGCGGTACTTTCCGCGCTTTTTGCTGTGCTCGATCATCCCCGAGAGAACGAGATTCTTCAATATGCGAGTGAGGCTCCTGTCGCTAACTTCCTCCCTGCGGAGCACCTCTCCAGCAATCTCCTTCCGCGTGAGACCAAATTTTGACTGAGCCAGCACCCAGAGTGTAGTTACATAGGCTTTTGTGCTGTAGATGTTAAGAAATGCCTCCAAATCCTGCTCCCAAACGCCGACGGCATAACTTGAAGCTTCTATGAGTGCCTCATCATGGCCCATGCCCCCAACCCTCTGCCTGCCGTAGTATGCCAGAAACCCGGGCACGTTTGAGAGCTCCTCCACAGCTTCTTCAAGTTCAGCCCTCGTGTAGGGCACTTTTGCCTCACGTAATCCTTTTTTGAGGTACCCTATGCTTTCCTCCGGTGTCCAGCGTGGTATGTAAATCCTGTCAACGTATCTGGCGAACATCGGTTGCGATGCTGAGGGACTGAGTATCTTCTCAAGCAGACCCGGCATCGAACCCGTCATTATCACGGTTGTGTTGTCCATTGTGTTGCTTATCAGCTGGAGAAGGCCGGGCAGGTTAATACCCCTGATGCGGGGCATTACTTGAGCTTCGTCTATTATCACAAGAAGGGTATCGTATTTGGCATTTAGTTCCCTGAAGAGGTTGATCAGGGCGTTTTGGAACTGCACCCCGTTTTCGGGTTTAACATCAAGCCTTACAAGACCTAAGTTGAGCTGGGCATGGTACGAGAGTTCTTTTACTTCAATGTTCATTATTGCCGGAGTCAGCTCGGTGTAGCTGATCCCCTGCTTGCCCATAAAAGGAGAAAGATCATAGTATATGTACCGGTACTTGTACTTATTCAAAAAAACTCTGATGATGCTCGTCTTGCCGACCCTCCTTGGGCCGAGAATTGCCGTAAAAGTTCTCTCCTCAACATTCTCCTTCAGCTGTTTGAGGGCTTCTTTGTGTCTTCTTCCATAAAGATTTTTCTCATCGGTTATTGGTCGAACTTCAAACATTTATGGACACCCCATTCTATATAGAAGCCCCTTCCATATTTAAGTCTTTCCTTTTTAGGTACAGTCGGAGGCCTCCAGGGGAGTTGGGGGATTCTCCAATTATCGGATTACCTTTTTCTTCCGAAAGCCTCGCCGTTCACGGCGGAGAGGAGGGCAGTGTTGTGGCTCCTCAAATCACAGACCTCAAGGGCTATATCCTCCGAGAGCTCAATCCCCCTTCATTCTTCTCACCTTCGATTGTGGAAACAACGGTTTCAAAGACATCGTCAAAGAGCCTTGTGTACGTCCCCTGGACAAGCATATCAGCGAGAATCACTCCCCACCCTGGGATGTAATAACCGTTGAGCTCCTTCCGGATTTTGAAGTAGAAGTCATCGTAGATGTAGACCTTGAAGGGGTAGCCTTCAGGATCCCTGAACTTCATGAGCTCTTTGAATGTTCTTTCACTTGCATAGAGGATCCCACCCGCGGGGCTGATTACCCTGCCGAGCAGCCAGAGGGCTGAGTTTCCGGAGAAGAGAACCAGATCCCTCAGGTCGTAATCCGGGATAAGCCTCATGGTTACCGGGCTCAGAGAGTTCAGTATTATCTCCTTATCCTTCGCCCACCTGAATATCAGCCCCTTCCTGTCAAGGATCATCAGCTTTCCGCCCGGCACCACCGTCAGATAATTTTCCTTTCTTAGAGTCCTGACAACCTGAAAGACGTACTTGTAGTTCATCCCGGTGATTCTTGAGATTTCGGGGACTGAAATTGGGGTGTGATCAAAAAGCAGGGCGTAAACCTTCTCCCTCGAAGTTGGGGGTTTCACCCTCTCCACCAAATCCACGATATCAACAAATATTTAAAAGTCTTTTGTTGATATTGATGATAAGAACATATGACTTGAACCACATGGGTACCCCCCGAACCGGTTCGGGGGGTTTGCCAATAAGCGTTTCAGCGGGCTCTGCTTAGAACCAGAAAGATGTTGAAATTACCGTTCCAGCAACGGTAAACTCCCCCGCAATCTTCTGCAGATCGTTCATGCGGTTCTCCCTCTAATCATGACAAGCTTCAACTTCTGACCCTCGCCGTGAGGGGGGAAGCTTGAAAAAGTGTAGAACAATCGTTAACTTTTTTAACTGTTGTTCCACAAATTGAAGACATGAACATCGCAGTAAGGTTCCTTCTATCTAGGTACGGCGGGAAGGTCATCAGGAAGGAAGAATTGAAAAAGGTATGCGAGAGGTTTGGGATCGATGTTGATTATTTGGTCCATCACCTCATATCGTATGGCTACGTAGTTAGGGTTCTTCGGGGACTCTATTACGTGAAGACCGTTGAGGAATTTAAGCTTAAAAAGGCTTTAAGACCGCTGGAAATCATCGGGCTCGGATTGGATAAGCTGGGAGTAAAATGGTACTATGGCCTGTTCACGGCCCTCAGATTAAACGCCCTCACTCACGAGTACTTCGCCAGGATATTTATCCTAAATGACAGGATTTACCGCTCAAAAACTTTGAAAATTTATGGGGAGAACGTTGAGTTCATCAAAATCAAACCCGGTCTAACTGAGTTCGGCGTTACCGACAGGGGGAGGATAAAATATTCTGACGTGGAAAAAACCCTGCTGGATTTTCTCTACCTTTCAAGGTACAACCCAAAACTCAGGCCCACCGCAGAAAATGTTGTGATGGAATACTGGGATGCGGCAAATAAAGAAAAGATCAGAGAATATCTCACGTATTATCCGGTGTCTCTAAGGAAGGTGCTTGAGAATGAAGGACTACTCTGAGTTCATTCGGCTAATAATTGAGAAGAGTAGAATTAAGAAGCCAGAGCTGATTGAGAAGGACGTAGTCCTGCACACAATTTTAAAGGGGATCTATTCTAATGAACACTTCGCAGAGAATTACCTCTTTAAGGGCGGAACCTGCCTAGTCAAATGCTATTTTGGCTACTACCGCTTCAGCGTTGACCTGGACTTCACCTTCAAGAATCAGGAGAAGTGGAAAAAGGGCTCTCAAAGAGAAGGGGGAGGAAAGCCCTCGTCGAAGAAGCACAAGTGGTGGGCAATCTAATTGAATCTATTGCCGGCTACGTCGGTCTTGAGTTCAATGCCGAACTGCAGAATAGACGCTACATCGAGTTTGGAAGCGGTTCAAGAATGGTAACGTACAAGTTGTATTATCCTGGCGGTTTAATAAAGGTTCAGGTTAATCTGGTCGAAAACGTTCTCTTCGAGCCGAAGAGGCTCAAGGCAAAACCCTTTTGAGCGGAGTTCCATTGTCTGAGAATGATAGGCTGTATTTTTATGATTTCCTTGGGGACTATTCTGAGGTTGAGGTTCTTGCTTATGACTTGAGAGAAATTTTAGTCGAGAAGGTTAGGGCCATTTTGACCCGAAAAGTTCAAAAACTGAGGGATTTCTACGACCTGTACCTTCTGTACAAGCATGGCTTAAGAGTTTCCGATTACGGAGATGCAATTATCAAGAAAGTCATTCCAGCTTTGTGGTATGAGAAGTATCTGGAGAATTTTAGAAGAAACAAGGCTACATTTGATATAAACGCCGATAGAGTTTTAGACGAGTATGAACTGCGCCTCCTAAATGTTATGCCAGACGAAGATTTCCTTGGCTTCTTTAATTCTCTGATGAAAGCTATAGCTGGGATTCTTGATGAAATTGAAGTATGAGCCTAAAATATCGGGGGGCAAAAAGAGTTAAAATAAAAACCAAGACGCACCCGCTCATCCGTCCCCTCCTATCATCGGACGGGCTTCACATGGGAGCGGATGAAAATTTTGATGTTTACCTCCCCTCTCCGTTGTGTATACTGCTCAATAAGTTTCTGGTTTGTTAATCCATATCCTCTTAGCACTCTTCTGCAGTGCCTGGCTCGCCTCGCTCATGAGCCTCGCTTCCCTCTTTTGCTTTAAAAGCTGTCATTTAAAAAGTTCTTCTATCTTGAAGCGCAGGCTTTCAATGAGCTCCTCCCAGTTCGGGCGGAGAGTCTTGGGGATAAAGTGGTTTGTTGAATTGCCGATATAACGGGCATTTTTCTTTGCCTGACCTAACCTACTGATTAACCCTCCCCGGAAATCTTCCTCAATGTGGTAAAACTTTGTGTTAAGGTTAAGGGCCTTCAGGAATTTCTCCATTTCAAACTCCATGTTGAGGGCATGAAAAACATCATAGATGTCCTTGCCCTCCATGCGGTTGTATAAAGCAACAATTTTCTTTGCAAGAAGGTCCTCTAAAGAATAAACCCTAAACATCGTAGGATAGCTGTCAATGAACGGCGACTTCACCAGCTCAATTCTTGCTTCAACGTACGGCGCTCTGCTGAGGTAAAACTCCACCTTCACTCTATCCCTATTTCCAAGTGTATTGGTGTAATAGCAGGCAAAGCGGAAAGTCCTGTGGAGAATCCTTGGCCCCTTCACATTGAAGTCCTTAATTTTCCTCATTCCGTCGATTATTTCCTTGGCTGAGGTCTCGACGTTGCCGTTGAAGTAATCGATATCTATATCCCCCGAAAATCTCGCCGCTCCAACCTTAGCTAAATACACCCTGTTGAGTGCGGTTCCTCCTTTTAGAATTGCCTTCTCACCAAAAATCCTCCACAGCTGACTTAAGAGTAATGAGATCTTCTCCTCCTTGTCAATGTAGTTCAGGCCCAATCCAGTCCTGGCAGCTGTGTATTTTAGAATCCTCTCATCCATAGGCCCACCCCAGAATCCTCTCCTTTCCGAGGTTGTCAATTAGCTTCCACTCTCTAACACCCCTTCCCCGTGAGGGAAGCATTGGAACAAGCTTTGTCCATGTTTTAACCATGCTCCTCATGTACTCAATGACCTCCTCCGGGACTTCAATGTCGAGGTTTCTCGCGAGCTCCAGGACGTAGCCCGTTCTCTGGCAGAGAGAATTGCTTGCAAAGCGTTT
Coding sequences:
- a CDS encoding type II toxin-antitoxin system PemK/MazF family toxin — translated: MSQMKLKPHGGLKQWEIIMVEFPFVDLVRGKLRPALIISNDALNKMGNSVMVVQITSNLSSGFREYNIPLSDSDVIRYEGTLPMYQSIIKPYILFTVDKRLIRRRIGLLKPEKTEEVKESIKRIFSID
- a CDS encoding ATP-binding protein — encoded protein: MFEVRPITDEKNLYGRRHKEALKQLKENVEERTFTAILGPRRVGKTSIIRVFLNKYKYRYIYYDLSPFMGKQGISYTELTPAIMNIEVKELSYHAQLNLGLVRLDVKPENGVQFQNALINLFRELNAKYDTLLVIIDEAQVMPRIRGINLPGLLQLISNTMDNTTVIMTGSMPGLLEKILSPSASQPMFARYVDRIYIPRWTPEESIGYLKKGLREAKVPYTRAELEEAVEELSNVPGFLAYYGRQRVGGMGHDEALIEASSYAVGVWEQDLEAFLNIYSTKAYVTTLWVLAQSKFGLTRKEIAGEVLRREEVSDRSLTRILKNLVLSGMIEHSKKRGKYRIAENPLAKAVQNIAHKYGIH
- a CDS encoding type IV toxin-antitoxin system AbiEi family antitoxin domain-containing protein; amino-acid sequence: MRIKLLNKLARKRVFTIGEAVRITGLDRNTLKVLLSRLEKRGWVERIEKGKYIIIPLGAEKGEYTLHEFIIGSLLVKPSAIAYWSALNYHGFTEQIPSTVFVQTTARKKKQDLRIFGVRYKIIRIKPEKYFGVEKIWIEEFQVPITDREKTVIDCLDKPRYCGGIIEVAKAFREELEGEKLREYALRMNNSAVIRRLGYLCDYFGVNIDLPKPKTRNYILFDPTMPREGNVEGKWKIIANVELEGLE
- a CDS encoding ATP-binding protein, with the protein product MRFYDREKEIWLLEKGRRIVIIGRRRVGKTRLVEEALNPITLFIPAEKNEALICRDWLEEIRERRYIPTLNSMREIVEFLMRENEVIFIDELQNVLKVNSSFIYDLQRLLDKYRDSKVIVTGSLISMSKKLVEDYKSPLYGRFDYVIKLKELDFRTTAEITRDLGYSFEDAITLWSVFGGLPKYYETLERFGVPVLEFIETMFFEEPYPMFSEVIMMLKEELGKEYKTYFSILQAISEGKNTLGEISSYLSTKSTSLTKYLSALEREYELVVKRKDVFDRGKNRYYIGQNLIDFWFRFIWRNYAKLDRGELRFDKNEFNSYIGRKFEVLVESLAQNFVPFNVIKTGKLWGKFKGKEKGKDSFEIDAVALGKEDIAFFEVKWEDLSFGEARKELEKLDEKASAVEDGRKRHLVLVAKSIKGKEKLDALVYDLGDIEARVFE
- a CDS encoding nucleotidyl transferase AbiEii/AbiGii toxin family protein produces the protein MSENDRLYFYDFLGDYSEVEVLAYDLREILVEKVRAILTRKVQKLRDFYDLYLLYKHGLRVSDYGDAIIKKVIPALWYEKYLENFRRNKATFDINADRVLDEYELRLLNVMPDEDFLGFFNSLMKAIAGILDEIEV
- a CDS encoding nucleotidyl transferase AbiEii/AbiGii toxin family protein, with amino-acid sequence MDERILKYTAARTGLGLNYIDKEEKISLLLSQLWRIFGEKAILKGGTALNRVYLAKVGAARFSGDIDIDYFNGNVETSAKEIIDGMRKIKDFNVKGPRILHRTFRFACYYTNTLGNRDRVKVEFYLSRAPYVEARIELVKSPFIDSYPTMFRVYSLEDLLAKKIVALYNRMEGKDIYDVFHALNMEFEMEKFLKALNLNTKFYHIEEDFRGGLISRLGQAKKNARYIGNSTNHFIPKTLRPNWEELIESLRFKIEELFK
- a CDS encoding ribbon-helix-helix domain-containing protein, with amino-acid sequence MATGIKISARIPPALEREMNRLIEAGIYSNRSEIIKEALREFLLKRKYSKTGEDEYAELMLRAIEPILAKDWNSEADAHWNDYGGIEYEPNET
- a CDS encoding nucleotidyl transferase AbiEii/AbiGii toxin family protein, producing MKDYSEFIRLIIEKSRIKKPELIEKDVVLHTILKGIYSNEHFAENYLFKGGTCLVKCYFGYYRFSVDLDFTFKNQEKWKKGSQREGGGKPSSKKHKWWAI
- a CDS encoding nucleotidyl transferase AbiEii/AbiGii toxin family protein — protein: MIPILEIKTIARNKGVPESTVERDYAQNWLLFGLSRTSLKMALKGGTGIRKVYIGNYRFSDDLDFTLLGEYDEKTLQGELVKGIKIARRESGIGFEENIAFKETLNGYEAGVYFRIIRASGPPLKIKIDLTKKENEPILLPLEKRKVIHSYSDECNARVLVYSLEEIFAEKVRSLFQRTRPRDLYDIWRLKDITRWRDINGIISEKFKVKDVQPEIEEFKRREAHYERAWEMSLAHQINPLPEFERVWDDTLEFLEGLKGSVEL